In a single window of the Rhizobium tropici CIAT 899 genome:
- a CDS encoding ABC transporter substrate-binding protein: MTFIERARYIVAGVLTAVAMSGTPTIAAEKFNLSPDTSNRIRAEKDEAAIKAIAPGFKFVNPGKFTVAINPWDPPIATYATDAKTVVGTDPDIAQLLADSLGLQLDLVPVAWEDWPLGVSSGKYDAVISNVTVTEERKLKFDFSTYRRDVLGFYVKADSKITSIKEPKDVAGLKVITGAGTNQEKIILEWDRQNVAAGLKPIEVQYYDDRAAADLALQSGRADVEFNPNATQAYKAAINGTRKLVGTVSGGWPLTAEIAVTTKKGAGLADAITLALNDLIKNGKYGEVLKRWSLTAEAVDQSKTNPAGLPKSGS; the protein is encoded by the coding sequence ATGACATTCATTGAGAGAGCAAGATATATCGTTGCCGGCGTTCTGACGGCGGTAGCGATGAGTGGGACGCCGACGATTGCGGCCGAAAAGTTCAACCTGAGCCCGGATACATCCAATCGCATCCGTGCCGAGAAGGACGAGGCAGCGATCAAGGCGATTGCGCCGGGCTTCAAGTTCGTCAATCCCGGCAAGTTCACGGTCGCGATCAACCCGTGGGATCCGCCGATCGCTACCTACGCGACCGACGCGAAAACGGTCGTCGGCACCGATCCCGATATCGCGCAGTTGCTCGCCGACTCCCTCGGCCTGCAGCTCGACCTGGTACCGGTCGCCTGGGAGGACTGGCCGCTCGGCGTTTCCTCAGGAAAGTATGATGCTGTCATTTCCAACGTGACGGTTACGGAAGAGCGCAAGCTGAAGTTCGATTTCTCCACCTATCGCAGGGACGTACTCGGCTTCTACGTGAAGGCCGACAGCAAGATTACCTCGATCAAGGAACCCAAGGATGTCGCGGGTCTCAAGGTGATCACCGGGGCCGGCACCAATCAGGAGAAGATCATTCTGGAATGGGACCGGCAGAATGTGGCAGCCGGCCTGAAGCCCATCGAGGTTCAATATTACGACGACCGTGCCGCCGCCGATCTTGCCTTGCAGTCCGGTCGTGCCGATGTCGAATTCAATCCGAATGCGACCCAGGCCTATAAGGCGGCCATCAACGGCACGAGGAAGCTTGTCGGCACCGTCTCAGGCGGTTGGCCGCTGACGGCCGAAATCGCCGTGACGACGAAAAAGGGCGCCGGCCTTGCCGATGCCATCACCCTCGCACTCAACGATCTGATCAAGAACGGCAAGTATGGCGAAGTGCTGAAGCGCTGGAGCCTGACTGCCGAAGCGGTCGATCAATCCAAGACCAACCCTGCGGGCCTGCCGAAGAGCGGTTCGTAA